Part of the Vicinamibacteria bacterium genome, CAAGGCCCTGATCTTCGACGCTCAGTACGATCCCTATCGCGGAGTCGTGCTTCTCGTCCGCGTGCAAGACGGCAAGCTCGCGCCGGGGCAGAGAGTTCGGCTGATGCACACCGCCAAGGAGTACGAGGTCGAGGAAGTGGGCCTCCTGCAATTGAAGCGAGTCAAGACGAAGGAGCTTTCGGCTGGCGCCGTGGGGTACGTCATCGCCAACATCAAGACGATCCGGGATATCGCGATGGGGGACACCCTGACCGACGCCGAGAATCCTGCGGACGAGCCGCTCCCCGGGTACAAGGAAGCCAAGCCCGTGGTCTTTTCATCCATTTATCCGATGTCGACGGACGAATACGAGGACCTGGCAAAGGCACTGGAGAAGCTCGCTCTCAACGATCCCGCTCTCCGGTACGAAAAGGATTCCTCCGCGGCGTTGGGCTTCGGCTTTCGTTGCGGATTCCTGGGATTGTTGCACCTCGACGTGGTGCAGGAACGCCTGCAGCGCGAGTACGGCCTCTCTCTGCTCCTCTCGGCACCCTCGGTAAAGTACCGCATCACCGTCGAAGGGAACGAGGTCCTGATGATCGACAATCCCAGCCAGTTCCCCGATCCCAACACCATCGTGAAGACCGAGGAGCCCTTCATCAGGGCCTCGGTGATGATGCCGGAGCGCTACGTGGGCGTCGTCATGGAGCTTTGCCGCGAGCGACGAGGCGAGAGCTCGACGTTCCACTATCTCGCGCAGGGGCGGGTCGAGTTGACGTCCGAGCTTCCACTCGCCGAGGTGCTGTTCGACTTCTACGACCGGCTAAAGACCGTGACCCAGGGCTACGGCTCGTTCGACTACGAGCTGCTGGACTACCGTGAGACTCGGATCGTCAAGGTCGACATTCTGGTCAACGGCGAACGCGTCGATGCGCTGTCACAGCTCGTCCATGAGGAGAAGGCACGCGCGCGGGCGCTCCACTACTGTGAGCGATTGGCCGAGACCATTCCGCGCCAGCAGTTCAAGATCGCCATTCAAGGCGCGATCGGGAGCAAGGTCATCGCCCGCACGACGATCAACGCGTTTCGCAAGGACGTTACCGCAAAGTGTTATGGCGGAGACATCACGCGAAAACGCAAACTCCTCGAGAAGCAGAAAGAGGGCAAAAAGCGGATGAAGATGGTGGGGGAGGTGGAGATCCCGCAGTCGGCTTTCGTTGCCGTTCTCAAGAGCGATGAATCCTGAGCCCGGGCTCTACGTCCATGTGCCCTTCTGCTCGGCGATCTGTCCTTACTGCGATTTCGCCGTCACTCTCGGTGTACCGAGCCGGACGGACCGTTTTGCCAAGCGGCTGATCCAGGAGATCGTTCTCCGGGGCACTCCGTCGCGACCGTTCGATACTCTCTACTTCGGCGGAGGAACGCCGTCGTTGCTCGAACCGGAAGCAATCGCCGAGATGGTGGCGGCGCTTCGATCGCGAGGCTGGTTGCGGCGCGACTGCCGCCTGTTCCTCGAAGCGAACCCCGAAGACCAGAGCCGATTTCCGGGGTTTCGACAGGCTGGCGTCCATACTCTCAGCCTCGGCGTCCAGTCGTTCGACGATGACTCCCTTCGCTTTCTCGGACGACGTCACTCGGCCGAAGACTCGCGGCACGCCATACGGCTGGCGGGCGAAGCCGGCTTCGAGACGGTGTCGGTCGACCTCATCTACGGGCTGTCGGGGCAATCGGCCGATCGATGGCGGCTGGAGCTCGAGCAACTGGCAAAACTGCCGGTCGACCATGTTTCCTGTTACCAGCTGACGATTCACGAGAAAACGATGTTCGCCCGCCGGAAGGTCGAGGAACAGCCCGAGCCGGCGCAGGCGGAGCTCTTCCGGGTGACGCATCGGGCGCTCGCGGATCTGGGCTTCGAGGGTTACGAAGTATCGAATTTCGCGCGCTCGCCGTCGAATCGCTCGGCCCACAACGAGAAGTACTGGAGCCACGCACCCTATCTCGGCCTGGGACCGTCGGCGCACTCGTTCGCGGGGCGGAACCGCTTCTGGAACGAGAGGTCCTTCTTCGACTGGGAGAAGCGCCTGGCTTCTGACGAGCTTCCGGTGGCCGGAGGCGAGAGCCTGGATGACGCCGCTCTCGCGCTCGAGACGCTCATGCTGCGGTTGCGGACTCGGCGGGGGCTGGACCTTTGCGCCTACGAGCGTCGCTTCGGGGTCGACCTGCGCGAGCGATCGTCGCGCGCCGTCGGCGACGGCCTCCTCGCGGTCGACGAGGGCTGGCTTCGCCCCACGCTCGACGGGCTCGCCGTGGCGGACCGGCTGGCCGTTTCCCTCAGCCAATGAGCGCACCCCTGACCTATCGGAGGATCTTCCACATGTGGCTGCCGCTAGCGGCTACATGGCTCATGATGGCGGTGGAAGGGCCCTTTCTCGCCGCGGTCATTGCAAGACTCGACGACCCGCGGGTGAATCTTGCCGCATATGGTGTCGCCTTCTCTTTCGCCCTGATCGTGGAAGCGCCCATCATCATGATTCTGAGCGCGAGCACCGCCCTGGTTCGCGATCGGGACTCCTACCGCAAGCTCAGAAACTTCACCTTCACCCTCAATTTCGTCATCACCCTCGTGATGCTCGTCGTGCTCTGGCGGCCGGTGTTCGACTGGATTGCGGTCGACCTGGTTTCGCTGCCCTTGCCGGTTGCCGAGCTGACCCGGGGAGCTCTCGTGCTTCTTCTTCCCTGGCCGGCGGCCATCGGCTTTCGCCGCTTCTATCAAGGGCTTCTGATCCGACGCGAGCTGACCCGACGCGTGGCTCTCGGTACCGTGATTCGCGTCGTCGGCATGGGCACGACGGCTCTACTGCTGTACCGCTATTCCATCGTGCCCGGGGCGCTCGTCGGAGGCGCGGCGCTCGCGGCCGGCGTGGTGCTGGAGTCGATCGGGACCCGCCTCATGGCGGTTGGGATCATGGAGGGCTTTCCCGTAGGTAGCGGTGACACTCTGACGTACCGGAGGATCGTGGATTTCTACTTTCCGCTCGCGCTCACCTC contains:
- the hemW gene encoding radical SAM family heme chaperone HemW, which produces MNPEPGLYVHVPFCSAICPYCDFAVTLGVPSRTDRFAKRLIQEIVLRGTPSRPFDTLYFGGGTPSLLEPEAIAEMVAALRSRGWLRRDCRLFLEANPEDQSRFPGFRQAGVHTLSLGVQSFDDDSLRFLGRRHSAEDSRHAIRLAGEAGFETVSVDLIYGLSGQSADRWRLELEQLAKLPVDHVSCYQLTIHEKTMFARRKVEEQPEPAQAELFRVTHRALADLGFEGYEVSNFARSPSNRSAHNEKYWSHAPYLGLGPSAHSFAGRNRFWNERSFFDWEKRLASDELPVAGGESLDDAALALETLMLRLRTRRGLDLCAYERRFGVDLRERSSRAVGDGLLAVDEGWLRPTLDGLAVADRLAVSLSQ
- the lepA gene encoding translation elongation factor 4 — encoded protein: MTAENIRNFCIIAHIDHGKSTLADRLIQRCGAVAEREFRDQILDSMDLERERGITIKSNTVTLLYEANDSKQYLLNLIDTPGHVDFSHEVRRALMSCDGAIILVDASQGVEAQTLANLYLAMEYDLTLLPVINKIDLPAADVERAREEIDADLGLDPFEAILVSAKLGQGIDELLEAIVAKLPPPRGDAGAAPKALIFDAQYDPYRGVVLLVRVQDGKLAPGQRVRLMHTAKEYEVEEVGLLQLKRVKTKELSAGAVGYVIANIKTIRDIAMGDTLTDAENPADEPLPGYKEAKPVVFSSIYPMSTDEYEDLAKALEKLALNDPALRYEKDSSAALGFGFRCGFLGLLHLDVVQERLQREYGLSLLLSAPSVKYRITVEGNEVLMIDNPSQFPDPNTIVKTEEPFIRASVMMPERYVGVVMELCRERRGESSTFHYLAQGRVELTSELPLAEVLFDFYDRLKTVTQGYGSFDYELLDYRETRIVKVDILVNGERVDALSQLVHEEKARARALHYCERLAETIPRQQFKIAIQGAIGSKVIARTTINAFRKDVTAKCYGGDITRKRKLLEKQKEGKKRMKMVGEVEIPQSAFVAVLKSDES